Proteins encoded in a region of the Solanum dulcamara chromosome 9, daSolDulc1.2, whole genome shotgun sequence genome:
- the LOC129904277 gene encoding protein LAZ1 homolog 1, protein MGWRGILVSLLFSITLVESSGNSGKLWSLYIVSGSSPLYSCAVYSAGFFVLVAVVLSMYLIVEHLAAYNQPEEQKFLIGLILMVPVYAVESFLSLMDSNAAFNCEIIRDCYEAFALYCFERYLIACLGGEKNTIEFMESQSVVSSSSLPLLDDAYAYGVVEHPFPLNCFIREWYLGSDFYQAVKIGIVQYMILKMICALLAMVFHLFGIYGEGKFEWRYAYPYLAVVLNFSQTWALYCLVQFYSVTKNKLAPIKPLAKFLVFKSIVFLTWWQGIAVAFLLSFGTFKGSLAQLLKTRIQDYIICIEMGIAALVHLYVFPAKPYKRGERCVRNVAVLSDYAALDTPPDPEEVQDCERSTRVRISRPEEREKRLKFHQSVRDVVVGSGEIIIDDMRFTVSHVSEPVERGIAKINRTFHQISENVKRYEERRRNSKDDSYIVPLNSWTNEFSEVHDDLVEGSMSDSGMHGKRPHHQSKGMSSLRR, encoded by the exons ATGGGATGGAGGGGAATTTTAGTCTCGTTACTATTTTCCATCACATTGGTTGAATCGTCAGGCAATTCTGGAAAATTGTGGTCGCTGTACATAGTTTCAGGATCATCTCCACTTTATAGTTGTGCTGTATACAGTGCTGGTTTTTTCGTACTGGTGGCTGTTGTCCTGTCTATGTATCTAATTGTTGAGCATCTAGCTGCATACAATCAGCCTGAG GAGCAGAAGTTTTTGATTGGACTGATCTTGATGGTTCCTGTTTATGCAGTGGAATCG TTCTTATCTTTAATGGACTCAAATGCCGCATTCAACTGTGAGATCATACGCGATTGTTATGAGGCTTTTGCACTATATTGCTTCGAGAGGTATCTGATAGCCTGCTTAG GTGGAGAGAAAAACACCATCGAATTTATGGAAAGTCAAAGTGTCGTAAGTTCCTCCAGCTTGCCTCTGCTGGATGATGCATATGCATATGGAGTTGTTGAACATCCTTTTCCATTGAATTGCTTTATCAGGGAGTGGTATCTTGGTTCTGACTTCTATCAAGCAGTAAAAATTGGGATAGTGCAATAT ATGATACTCAAGATGATATGTGCTTTACTGGCTATGGTTTTTCATCTTTTTGGCATCTACGGTGAAGGCAAATTTGAGTGGAGATATGC CTATCCGTACTTGGCAGTTGTTCTTAATTTTAGCCAGACGTGGGCCTTATATTGCCTTGTGCAGTTTTATTCAGTCACCAAGAATAAATTAGCACCGATTAAGCCGTTGGCGAAGTTTCTGGTATTCAAGTCAATTGTGTTCTTGACGTGGTGGCAAGGGATAGCTGTTGCCTTTCTGTTGTCATTTGGAACATTCAAAGGTTCTTTGGCACAGCTGTTGAAGACAAGGATCCAGGACTATATCATCTGTATTGAG ATGGGCATTGCTGCTCTGGTACATCTTTATGTTTTCCCAGCAAAGCCTTACAAGCGTGGAGAAAGATGTGTCAGGAATGTAGCTGTGCTGTCAGATTATGCCGCTCTGGACACCCCACCAGACCCGGAGGAAGTTCAGGACTGTGAAAGGTCTACCCGTGTACGCATTTCTCGGCctgaagagagagagaagcgTCTAAAATTTCACCAGAGTGTTCGTGATGTAGTTGTTGGAAGTGGTGAAATA ATAATTGATGATATGAGGTTCACAGTATCTCATGTTTCGGAACCAGTTGAAAGAGGAATTGCTAAAATAAATAGGACTTTCCATCAGATATCAGAAAACGTAAAACGGTATGAAGAGAGGAGGAGGAACTCAAAGGATGATAGTTATATTGTTCCGCTGAACTCATGGACAAATGAGTTCTCTGAAGTACATGATGATCTTGTTGAAGGGAGTATGAGCGACAGTGGGATGCATGGCAAGAGACCACATCATCAATCCAAAGGGATGTCATCCTTACGGAGATAG